A genomic region of Limnochordia bacterium contains the following coding sequences:
- a CDS encoding phage/plasmid primase, P4 family, whose amino-acid sequence MDKTANAMQELMDMKIWFLWRKEMDGDRINKIPFAAGGGATGTNEKYRHTWVTYDEALSSLTKQSAAGLGFVIPKGYFFLDIDHRPITDPFVQILLERFNSYTERSVSGNGIHIYGKCNFEKLPTYADKNGNPRLDKAYYMKNPSNHLELYIGGLTNRFAAYTGDVILNEPLKESTAAILLTLDKNMRKSRKARYSEKRDGDRATFDIVCNLRKQKNGDKFKKLYDDGDISGYNSHSEADAALCAMIAFRTGPDPAAIDDIFRSSALYREKWERDDYREATINAGIDACHGIFHKSRMEHPYFIKFHEQTGEPYVSVPLLAKYVREHLRYVLVRDNGKQGLLKYVYENGCYRLYADNMLMGIIKQYIADYDEELVRMGIVSETLQHITTDLNYVSQDELNADEDLINFRNGLLRITADNAILVPHSPDILSTIQIPCNWTGRETPTPVFDRYMRTLTGGDKAIEHLLLEFIGVCISNIKGWRMKKALFLVGDGDTGKSQLKSLVERLLGKGNFIGIDLKEIEARFGTGAIYGTRLAGSSDMSFLSVDELKTFKKITGGDSLYAEFKGQQAFEFTYNGLLWFCMNRLPKFGGDDGRWVYDRIMVVRCPNVIPKDKQDKTLLDKMYAERDGIVYKAVKALQAVIANGYSFSEPDSVSLAREQYMSENNTVISFYEECMCERSEGKFNDSATTSRIYDVYRAWCHDNNNGFAKTAKEFRETLASHLGCTFKEMTVHTNKGTYYKNLTLTIEAKEQYKKAYGYDSTDFLA is encoded by the coding sequence GTGGACAAAACGGCAAACGCAATGCAGGAACTGATGGATATGAAGATATGGTTTCTTTGGCGCAAAGAAATGGATGGCGACCGTATCAACAAAATTCCCTTTGCTGCTGGCGGTGGGGCGACAGGCACTAATGAAAAATACCGGCACACATGGGTTACCTACGACGAAGCACTTAGCTCACTGACTAAGCAAAGCGCTGCAGGTTTAGGTTTTGTAATACCTAAAGGCTACTTCTTCCTTGACATCGACCACAGGCCTATCACAGATCCCTTCGTACAGATACTGCTTGAACGTTTTAACTCCTATACCGAGCGTTCCGTCAGCGGAAATGGTATTCATATTTACGGTAAGTGTAATTTTGAGAAACTACCGACTTATGCAGACAAAAACGGCAATCCCAGACTAGATAAAGCTTACTATATGAAAAATCCAAGCAATCATTTGGAGCTTTATATAGGCGGACTTACAAATCGCTTTGCAGCCTATACCGGCGATGTGATTCTGAATGAGCCACTTAAAGAAAGCACAGCAGCCATTTTGCTCACTCTCGATAAGAATATGAGGAAGTCCAGGAAAGCAAGATACAGCGAAAAACGTGATGGTGACCGCGCCACTTTTGATATTGTCTGCAATCTCCGCAAACAGAAAAACGGAGATAAGTTCAAGAAACTATATGACGATGGAGATATCTCCGGATATAACTCACACTCCGAGGCTGACGCGGCACTGTGCGCCATGATTGCCTTTCGCACTGGGCCTGATCCTGCTGCTATTGATGATATCTTCCGCAGTTCTGCCCTCTACCGTGAAAAATGGGAGCGTGACGATTACAGAGAAGCCACCATCAATGCCGGTATCGATGCCTGTCATGGCATTTTCCATAAATCCAGGATGGAGCATCCGTACTTCATCAAATTTCACGAACAGACCGGTGAACCCTATGTCAGCGTTCCGCTCCTTGCAAAGTACGTACGCGAGCACCTCCGCTATGTGCTTGTAAGGGATAACGGAAAGCAGGGCCTTTTGAAATATGTCTACGAAAACGGCTGTTATCGGCTCTATGCCGACAATATGCTGATGGGCATTATCAAGCAGTACATCGCAGATTATGACGAGGAACTTGTGAGAATGGGCATCGTCAGCGAAACTTTACAGCATATCACCACTGACCTTAATTATGTTAGCCAGGATGAATTGAACGCCGATGAGGATTTAATCAACTTCAGAAATGGCCTGCTCCGTATCACTGCAGATAACGCCATTCTTGTACCACACTCCCCGGATATCCTCTCCACCATTCAAATTCCGTGCAACTGGACAGGAAGGGAAACGCCCACGCCGGTCTTCGACAGGTATATGCGCACCCTCACAGGCGGAGACAAGGCCATAGAACACCTGCTACTTGAGTTTATCGGTGTATGCATCTCCAACATCAAGGGATGGCGAATGAAAAAAGCGCTTTTCCTTGTCGGCGATGGCGACACCGGCAAATCTCAGCTAAAGAGTCTTGTAGAGCGGTTGCTCGGCAAGGGTAACTTTATAGGAATCGACCTTAAGGAGATTGAAGCGCGTTTCGGCACCGGCGCGATTTACGGCACACGACTTGCCGGTAGCTCTGATATGAGTTTTCTATCCGTAGATGAGTTGAAAACATTTAAGAAAATAACCGGCGGCGACAGCCTATATGCCGAGTTCAAAGGACAGCAGGCCTTTGAGTTCACCTACAACGGGCTGCTCTGGTTTTGCATGAACAGACTTCCCAAGTTTGGCGGCGATGATGGCAGATGGGTCTATGACCGTATTATGGTGGTGCGCTGCCCTAATGTCATTCCAAAGGACAAGCAGGACAAAACACTCCTTGACAAAATGTATGCCGAGCGAGATGGCATCGTCTACAAGGCTGTTAAGGCGCTGCAGGCGGTCATTGCAAACGGGTACAGCTTTTCCGAGCCGGACAGTGTAAGCCTTGCAAGAGAGCAATATATGTCGGAGAACAATACTGTGATCTCCTTCTATGAGGAATGTATGTGCGAGCGGTCAGAAGGCAAGTTTAATGATTCCGCTACAACGAGCCGCATCTACGATGTTTACAGGGCATGGTGCCATGACAACAATAACGGTTTTGCCAAGACAGCCAAAGAGTTCAGAGAGACATTGGCATCCCATCTCGGCTGCACCTTTAAGGAAATGACCGTTCATACCAATAAAGGCACCTATTATAAAAACCTCACTCTCACTATTGAGGCAAAGGAGCAGTACAAGAAGGCTTATGGCTATGACAGTACGGATTTTCTTGCTTAA
- a CDS encoding excisionase family DNA-binding protein — MEKTTMSVQELSAQMGISLPKAYELVKKPGFPVIRVGTRILIPVEAFKEWLVINSAHE; from the coding sequence ATGGAAAAGACGACCATGAGTGTGCAGGAACTGTCGGCACAGATGGGCATTAGTCTGCCGAAGGCCTACGAACTTGTAAAAAAGCCGGGATTTCCAGTCATACGGGTTGGTACGAGAATCCTGATTCCGGTTGAAGCTTTTAAGGAGTGGCTGGTCATAAACTCGGCGCACGAATAA